One part of the Alligator mississippiensis isolate rAllMis1 chromosome 3, rAllMis1, whole genome shotgun sequence genome encodes these proteins:
- the AGXT2 gene encoding alanine--glyoxylate aminotransferase 2, mitochondrial, with translation MGRLGRLLAWPGRGVLWQQSRKSSFPLRAKMPPCDFSPGNYESYPYDHMLKIRKQNVSPSLATYYKKPLLLHQGHMQWLFDYEGRRYLDLFAGIVTVSVGHCHPKVTAAAQKQLGRLWHTTNIYMHPSIQEYAEKLTALLPDPLKVVYLTNSGSEANDLAMFMARLYTRNFDIICFRGGYHGGSPYTQGVTSIRSYKHGVANGFGCPTTMLPDVFRGPWGGSHCRDSPVQTVRKCSCSAGHCHANDQYIEQFKDTLNTCVPKGIAGFIAESIQGVNGAVQYPKSFLKEAFQLVREREGVCIADEVQTGFGRTGSHFWGFQTHDVVPDIVTMAKGIGNGFPMAAVVTTREIANSLAQNLHFNTFGGNPVACVVGSAVLDAIVEDGLQKNSEEVGTYMLLELAKVRDKFEIIGDVRGKGLMIGIEMVKDKDGCQPLPTEEMNQIWEDCKDMGVLIGKGGIYGQTFRIKPPMCITKQDADFALEVFHAALMRYMERKAAK, from the exons atgGGGCGGCTCGGGCGGCTCCTGGCCTGGCCGGGGCGCG GTGTCctgtggcagcagagcaggaaaaGCTCCTTCCCCTTGCGCGCCAAGATGCCCCCCTGCGACTTCTCTCCTGGAAACTACGAG TCTTATCCCTATGACCATATGCTGAAGATCCGCAAACAAAATGTCTCTCCCTCACTGGCAACATATTACAAGAAACCATTGCTACTACATCAGGGACATATGCAGTGGCTGTTTGATTATGAAGGAAGACGATACCTTGATCTCTTTGCTGGAATTGTGACTGTCAGTGTTGGTCACTGTCACCC GAAGGTAACCGCAGCTGCCCAAAAACAGCTTGGTCGTCTTTGGCACACAACCAACATCTACATGCATCCATCAATCCAGGAATATGCAGAGAAGCTTACGGCACTTCTCCCTGATCCGCTTAAG GTGGTTTACCTGACCAACAGTGGGTCAGAAGCCAATGATTTGGCAATGTTCATGGCAAGGCTTTATACTCGTAACTTTGACATCATCTGTTTCAG AGGAGGATACCATGGAGGCAGCCCTTACACGCAGGGTGTGACATCCATCAGATCTTATAAGCATGGTGTCGCCAACGGCTTTGGCTGCCCAACA ACAATGTTACCAGATGTTTTCCGTGGTCCCTGGGGAGGAAGCCATTGCCGAGATTCTCCAGTGCAAACTGTTCGGAAATGCAGCTGTTCTGCAG GTCATTGTCATGCAAATGACCAGTATATCGAACAGTTCAAAGACACTCTGAATACTTGTGTGCCTAAGGGAATAGCTGGATTTATTGCCGAGTCAATCCAA GGTGTTAACGGAGCTGTTCAGTATCCTAAAAGTTTCCTAAAAGAAGCCTTTCAGTTAGTCCGAGAGAGAGAAGGCGTCTGTATTGCGGATGAA GTACAGACAGGCTTTGGACGCACGGGCAGTCATTTCTGGGGATTTCAGACACATGATGTAGTTCCTGACATAGTTACCATGGCAAAAGGAATTGGTAATGGCTTTCCAATGGCTGCTGTTGTAACAACCAGAG AGATTGCAAATTCCTTGGCTCAAAACCTTCACTTTAATACATTTGGAGGAAACCCTGTGGCCTGTGTAGTTGGATCTGCAGTGCTTGAT GCCATTGTAGAAGATGGTCTACAAAAGAACAGTGAAGAAGTGGGGACTTACATGCTGTTGGAGTTAGCCAAAGTGCGGGATAAGTTTGAGATCATTGGAGATGTCCGTGGCAAAGGACTCATGATTGGAATAGAAATGGTGAAGGACAAG GATGGTTGTCAGCCTCTTCCCACTGAAGAGATGAATCAGATCTGGGAAGACTGCAAAGACATGGGAGTATTGATTGGCAAAGGAGGAATTTATGGTCAG ACCTTCAGAATTAAACCACCAATGTGCATCACTAAGCAAGATGCAGACTTTGCATTGGAAGTATTTCATGCTGCACTAATGAGATACATGGAAAGAAAAGCTGCAAAATAG